The sequence below is a genomic window from uncultured Stenotrophomonas sp..
ACCGTGCGCTGATTCGGGGATCAGGCAGATGTTGCGGTGGCTCTCGCCGCGCGAGGCGTGGTAGGCGCGGATCGCCAGCAGGCCGGCGTATTCGCCCTGCGCGCCGGAGTTGGGTTGCAGGCTCACCGCGTCATAGCCGGTGCACTCGACCAGCATCGCTTCCAGCCCGTCGATCAGTTCCTTGTAGCCCTGCGCCTGCTCGGCCGGGACGAACGGGTGGATGTTGCCGAACTCCGGCCAGGTGATCGGGATCATCTCGGCGGTGGCGTTGAGCTTCATCGTGCACGAGCCCAGCGGGATCATGCTGCGGTCCATCGCCAGGTCCTTGTCGGCCAGCATGCGCAGGTAGCGCAGCAGTTCGTGTTCGCTGTGGTGGGTGTTGAATACCGGGTGGGTCAGGAACGCGCTCTTGCGCTCCAGTTCGACTGGGATCAGCGACGGCGCGCTGGCGTCCAGTGCGTCGATGGACGGCAGGACGGCATCATCGCCGCCGAAGATGCGCCACAGCAGCTCGACGTCGGCGCGGGTGGTGGTTTCGTCCAGCGAGATGCAGATGTACTCGTCCCACGCCTTGCGCAGGTTGGCGCCCAGCGATACGGCGCGTGCCATCAGCGCGTCGGTCTTGTCGCCGGTCTTCAGGCTGATGGTGTCGAAGGCGCTGCCGTGGTGGAACTGGTTGAAACCCAGTTGTTGCAGGCCGGCCTTGAGGATCGCGGTGAGCCGGGCGACGCGGCCGGCGATGCGCTTCAGGCCTTCCGGGCCGTGGTAGACGGCGTACATCGAGGCCATCACCGCCAGCAGCACCTGCGCGGTGCAGATGTTGGAGGTGGCCTTCTCGCGGCGGATGTGCTGCTCGCGGGTCTGCAGGGTCAGGCGGTAGGCCGGGTTGCCCTCGGTGTCGATCGACACGCCGATCAGGCGGCCCGGCATCGAGCGCTTGTAGGCGTCGCGACATGCCATGAACGCGGCATGCGGGCCACCGAAGCCGAACGGCACGCCGAAGCGCTGGCTGTTGCCGATGACGATGTCCGCGCCCATTTCGCCGGGCGACTTCAGCAGGGTCAGCGCCAGCAGGTCGGTGGCGACGACGAACAGCGCGTTGTTGGCGTGGATCGCCTCGGCGTCTTTCTCCCAGTCGGCCAACCAGCCGCTGGACGCCGGGTACTGCGCCAGCACACCGAAGAAATCGCCCTTGGCCAGCGCGGCGTTCCACTCTTCCTCGGAGTTGGCCAGCGCGACGCTGATGCCCAGCGGCTCGGCGCGGGTGCGCAGCAGCTCCAACGTCTGCGGGTGGGTGTCGCCGCTGGCGAGGAAGGTGTTGGACTTCGACTTGGCCGAGCGCTTGGCCAGGGTCATCGCCTCGGCGGCGGCGGTGGCCTCGTCCAGCAGCGAGGCGTTGGCGATTTCCATGCCGGTCAGGTCGGCGACCATCTGCTGGAAGTTGATCAACGCTTCCATGCGGCCCTGCGAGATTTCCGCCTGATAGGGCGTGTAGGCGGTGTACCACGCCGGATTCTCGAGGATGTTGCGCAGGATGACGTTCGGCGTATGGGTGCCGTAATAGCCTTGGCCGATGAAGCTGCGCAGCACCTTGTTCCTGCCGGCGATGGCACGGATTTTCTCCAGCGCCTGCACTTCGGTCAGCGACTCGGGCAGGGCCAGCGGGGCGGGCGACTTGATCGAGCCGGGGACGATGGCGTCGGTCAGCGCATCGAGCGAATCGTGGCCGAGCACGCGCAGCATCTGCGCGATTTCGGCATCGTTGGGGCCGATATGGCGGTCGACGAAGGCGGAAGCGTGTTCGAGGTCGCGCAGCGAGGGCGTGTTCTGGGGCATGGCGGACGTCCGGAAGAAGGCGTGCGGGGCGGGGGCGGCGGGCGCGCAGCCTTCCGGCGGTGGTCGCGCGCAGGCGACGCCACGGCCGGCAAGCCGGCGGCTCGCCTCGTGCCCCTCTGTCCTTTTGCCTGAGAGTTTGGAAGCGGCGGGGACCGCATGCTTCGTGCACCTTCGGCGCCGGGTTGAACCGGTCTCTCCAGAGTTTTGTTGCAGGTGGTATCGGGCCTGAGCGATTGCGGGCGTTTGCGCCTTCGGCAGCGGTGAACCGCTTCTCCCACCGTGTAGCGTGGCGATTATAGCGGTTGCCCCGGGCCGCTTGTGCGGCGGATGCGGCTGAACGGGCGCTGCCCGGGTACCCCCGCCCATGCCGGGTTCATGGCGCCGGCACCGCCGGGCGCCTATCATGCCCGGCCCCTCCATTTTCGATGGCGTCGCCCGCGCCGGGCCGGCGCCCGCCGTGCGTCCCCCGCGCACGCCACCGCTGGACGCCCGATGACCGCCCCCGCCCCGTCTTCCACCCGTCGCCTGGCCCTGCTGCTTGCCGGGTTGTCGATGTTCGGCCCGTTCTCCATCGACACCATCTTCCCGGCCTTCCCGCTGCTGGCGCGGGAGCTGGCGGTGGACGAAGTGGCAGTGCAGCAGACCATCAGCGTCTACCTGCTGTTCTACGGGCTGATGAGTGTGGCGCACGGGCCGCTGTCCGACGCGCTCGGGCGCAAGCGGGTGATCCTGGCCGGGCTGGTGGTGTTCGTGGCCGCATCGGTTGGCTGCGCGCTGGCTTCGGACCTGCCGACGCTGCTGCTGTTCCGCGCGCTGCAGGGCATTTCCGCCGGTGTCGGCATGATTGTCGGTCGCGCGGTGATCCGCGACCTGTATCACGGCGCCGACGCGCAGCGGCTGATGAGCCAGGTGTCGATGATCTTCGGCATCGCCCCGGCCATTGCCCCGATCATCGGTGGCTGGATACTGCTGGGCGGCGGCGACTGGCCGCTGATCTTCTGGTTCCTGGTGGCGTTCGCGGTGCTGCTGCTCACCGCCACCGCGCGCTGGCTGCCGGAAACGCACCCGCCGCAGGCGCGCACGCCGCTGTCGCCGCGCAGCCTGCTGCGCGACTACCTGCGCATCGGCCTGAATCCGCGCTTCCTGCGGCTGGCACTGGCCGGCAGCGTCAACTTCGGTGGCATCTTCCTGTACATCGCTTCGGCGCCGGTGTTCGTGATGCAGCACCT
It includes:
- a CDS encoding Drug resistance transporter, Bcr/CflA subfamily, with the translated sequence MTAPAPSSTRRLALLLAGLSMFGPFSIDTIFPAFPLLARELAVDEVAVQQTISVYLLFYGLMSVAHGPLSDALGRKRVILAGLVVFVAASVGCALASDLPTLLLFRALQGISAGVGMIVGRAVIRDLYHGADAQRLMSQVSMIFGIAPAIAPIIGGWILLGGGDWPLIFWFLVAFAVLLLTATARWLPETHPPQARTPLSPRSLLRDYLRIGLNPRFLRLALAGSVNFGGIFLYIASAPVFVMQHLRLGEGGFAWLFIPTIGGMTTGAFLSGRMAGHTPPVRQVGIGFACCAVSALLNIGYVAAVPQLELPWAVLPIFIGGLGMALIFPILALAVLDMYPQQRGLASSLQAFVQLMISTVVAGVVSPLLSGRPLHLALGMAAFMLLGFVFWYWEHRRHAHS
- the gcvP gene encoding glycine decarboxylase, PLP-dependent, subunit (protein P) of glycine cleavage complex (Evidence 2a : Function of homologous gene experimentally demonstrated in an other organism; PubMedId : 8181752, 8375392; Product type e : enzyme) gives rise to the protein MPQNTPSLRDLEHASAFVDRHIGPNDAEIAQMLRVLGHDSLDALTDAIVPGSIKSPAPLALPESLTEVQALEKIRAIAGRNKVLRSFIGQGYYGTHTPNVILRNILENPAWYTAYTPYQAEISQGRMEALINFQQMVADLTGMEIANASLLDEATAAAEAMTLAKRSAKSKSNTFLASGDTHPQTLELLRTRAEPLGISVALANSEEEWNAALAKGDFFGVLAQYPASSGWLADWEKDAEAIHANNALFVVATDLLALTLLKSPGEMGADIVIGNSQRFGVPFGFGGPHAAFMACRDAYKRSMPGRLIGVSIDTEGNPAYRLTLQTREQHIRREKATSNICTAQVLLAVMASMYAVYHGPEGLKRIAGRVARLTAILKAGLQQLGFNQFHHGSAFDTISLKTGDKTDALMARAVSLGANLRKAWDEYICISLDETTTRADVELLWRIFGGDDAVLPSIDALDASAPSLIPVELERKSAFLTHPVFNTHHSEHELLRYLRMLADKDLAMDRSMIPLGSCTMKLNATAEMIPITWPEFGNIHPFVPAEQAQGYKELIDGLEAMLVECTGYDAVSLQPNSGAQGEYAGLLAIRAYHASRGESHRNICLIPESAHGTNPASAQMCGMKVVVTKCDANGNVDVADIRVQAEKHSANLAAIMMTYPSTHGVFEEDVVEICDIVHQHGGQVYTDGANMNALVGVAKPGKWGSDVSHLNLHKTFCIPHGGGGPGVGPCAVKSHLAPFLPGALGKDGVRTEGTGNGAMVSAATFGSASILPISWMYIALMGTAGLRKATQVALLNANYIAKRLAPHYKTLYTGRNGLVAHECILDVRPLEKTTGIGAEDVAKRLIDFGFHAPTLSFPVAGTLMVEPTESESQHELDRFIDAMIQIRSEIQAIEDGTLDREDNPLKHAPHTAAQVSASEWAHGYPRELAAFPLPSLKLVKYWPPVARVDNVYGDKNIMCACIPVDAYKDDVEG